Proteins encoded in a region of the Deltaproteobacteria bacterium genome:
- a CDS encoding TIGR03790 family protein yields MKYMRSILPVILVLVMSAPAGAELKAEDIIIVFNRNMAESRSVSKYYSKKRGVPPKNIVGVNVSTSESMGRREYEKKLLPHVRPAIEKLKAEGRNPAVLLVYGIPLKIKEWGKKKEEETFKKLAAARVREYQELMLRMIMEVETLIGDKNNTTPATVEEAIKRGDRTTKEALSFIKTPSAGKKDREKKMKVASIIFRLTGFSSVAREIERKQAGMGRKDMDITEIDGIVKWNAILERQLNEVSFYGIFPENAGQVATAIRITRGIMGELIFWDNLLKKGDDEMNSSSVDSELTMVMAGPYQLNRWLGNPLNKIYDSLPGIEQFREKVVMVGRLDGPTAKSARRLVDDALEVEKKGLKGTFYIDARGLKGKDSYGRYDSHLYALYDRVKRKSKMKTVFNDEEGLFPPDCCKDAALYVGWYSLGKYVDSFDWVKGAVAFHVASSEASTLRKKGSQVWVKRMLEEGVAASIGPVSEPYLDSFPLPHIFFPLLMTGKHSLMEAYYQSTPYLSWRQLIIGDPLYRPFKGEPAIPLN; encoded by the coding sequence ATGAAATATATGCGTTCAATTTTACCGGTCATACTGGTTCTGGTCATGAGTGCTCCTGCCGGGGCGGAGCTTAAGGCTGAAGATATTATTATTGTCTTTAACCGCAATATGGCCGAGAGCCGGTCTGTGTCGAAATATTACAGTAAAAAGAGAGGTGTTCCCCCTAAAAATATAGTAGGCGTCAATGTGTCAACATCGGAAAGTATGGGGCGCAGGGAATACGAAAAGAAGCTCCTTCCCCATGTCCGCCCGGCAATAGAGAAACTAAAGGCTGAGGGACGAAATCCTGCGGTCCTCCTCGTTTACGGCATACCGCTAAAAATAAAGGAATGGGGCAAGAAAAAGGAAGAGGAGACCTTTAAAAAACTGGCGGCAGCCAGGGTGAGAGAATACCAGGAACTCATGCTCAGGATGATTATGGAGGTTGAAACGCTAATTGGGGATAAAAACAATACAACTCCCGCAACGGTGGAAGAGGCCATAAAGCGGGGAGACAGGACGACAAAGGAAGCCCTCAGCTTTATCAAAACGCCCTCTGCCGGCAAGAAAGACAGGGAGAAAAAGATGAAAGTTGCCTCCATAATTTTTCGCCTTACCGGTTTTTCAAGTGTGGCCCGTGAGATAGAGAGAAAGCAGGCAGGCATGGGCCGGAAAGATATGGACATAACAGAGATTGACGGCATTGTAAAGTGGAATGCAATTCTTGAACGCCAGTTGAACGAAGTAAGTTTTTATGGCATTTTCCCTGAAAATGCCGGTCAGGTGGCTACGGCAATCAGGATTACAAGGGGAATTATGGGGGAACTCATTTTCTGGGATAATCTCCTTAAAAAGGGGGATGATGAAATGAATTCATCCTCTGTCGACAGCGAATTGACTATGGTCATGGCAGGTCCTTATCAGCTTAACAGGTGGCTTGGCAATCCGCTCAATAAAATATATGACAGCTTGCCGGGCATTGAGCAATTCAGGGAGAAGGTTGTCATGGTCGGCCGTCTCGATGGCCCCACTGCGAAGAGTGCAAGGCGGCTCGTCGACGATGCTCTGGAGGTTGAAAAAAAGGGCTTGAAAGGGACTTTTTATATCGATGCCAGGGGGCTTAAGGGAAAAGACAGTTACGGCCGCTACGATAGTCATCTTTATGCCCTCTATGACAGGGTTAAGAGGAAGAGTAAAATGAAGACGGTCTTTAATGATGAAGAGGGACTTTTCCCGCCAGATTGCTGTAAAGATGCCGCCCTTTACGTGGGCTGGTATTCTCTCGGAAAATATGTCGATTCCTTTGACTGGGTAAAGGGGGCCGTTGCATTTCACGTGGCAAGTTCGGAGGCCTCTACATTGAGGAAAAAAGGGAGTCAGGTATGGGTAAAAAGGATGCTCGAAGAGGGCGTTGCCGCATCGATCGGTCCTGTTTCAGAGCCTTACCTCGATTCATTTCCCTTGCCTCATATTTTCTTTCCCCTGCTTATGACGGGAAAACATTCCCTCATGGAGGCTTATTACCAAAGCACGCCTTATCTTTCCTGGCGCCAGCTCATCATCGGTGATCCCCTTTACAGGCCTTTTAAGGGGGAACCTGCTATCCCCCTGAATTGA